In 'Nostoc azollae' 0708, the following are encoded in one genomic region:
- a CDS encoding site-specific integrase, whose protein sequence is MACGKWAVGKGWLEVNPYEGLKPKKDNPKEIKPFTQEEIRAILAGFDEVAPHYSPFVRFLMATGVRTSEAIGLLWGHVDFQRSEIVIKESLPKDLTGNGYRRVRKETKTGNIRYLPMSLELQALLLFLRPAKVNPDSLVFTTPQGCVIDADNFRCRQWAKVLKAQSIPYRKPYTTRHTMASHAIEQGVPMTGVAYLLGHTDTSMVTKHYGHMVNRPTLPAIPIG, encoded by the coding sequence ATGGCTTGTGGTAAATGGGCAGTGGGTAAGGGCTGGCTAGAGGTTAACCCCTATGAGGGTCTGAAACCCAAGAAAGACAATCCCAAGGAAATCAAGCCATTTACCCAGGAAGAAATAAGAGCAATACTAGCTGGCTTTGATGAAGTAGCCCCGCACTATAGCCCCTTTGTGAGATTCTTAATGGCTACTGGTGTTAGGACATCTGAGGCGATCGGGTTACTGTGGGGTCATGTAGACTTCCAAAGGTCAGAAATAGTAATCAAGGAAAGCTTACCTAAAGACCTAACGGGTAATGGCTACCGCAGAGTTAGGAAGGAAACTAAAACAGGTAATATCAGGTATTTACCAATGTCCTTAGAGTTACAGGCACTCTTATTATTTCTTAGACCAGCCAAGGTTAACCCCGATAGCCTAGTTTTCACTACCCCTCAAGGCTGTGTTATAGATGCTGATAACTTTAGGTGTAGGCAATGGGCTAAGGTGCTTAAAGCTCAGAGCATACCATATAGGAAGCCTTACACCACTAGACACACAATGGCTAGTCATGCCATAGAGCAAGGTGTACCTATGACTGGTGTAGCTTACTTGTTAGGGCATACTGACACATCAATGGTAACTAAACACTACGGTCACATGGTTAATAGACCCACCTTACCTGCCATACCCATAGGCTAA
- the cas12k gene encoding type V CRISPR-associated protein Cas12k (Type V-K CRISPR systems have also been known as with the large Cas12k protein, has also been known as type V-U5, and Cas12k as C2c5.) produces the protein MPFPVAYETNEDMTWLKNQFGRICVKFNGLSEHTFQIYCDFRQLHWFQRFLEDQETKRSSKNQHSSALFTLGTGRIAWQEGEGNGEPWNVHHVILRYSYIDTGRNKFSEGREMRINRQNYHPD, from the coding sequence GTGCCTTTTCCAGTAGCTTACGAAACCAATGAAGATATGACTTGGCTGAAAAATCAATTCGGGCGCATCTGTGTAAAATTTAATGGTTTAAGTGAGCATACATTTCAAATTTATTGTGATTTTCGACAACTCCACTGGTTTCAACGCTTCCTAGAAGACCAAGAAACCAAGAGAAGTAGTAAAAATCAACATTCTAGTGCCTTATTTACCTTAGGAACTGGTCGTATAGCTTGGCAAGAAGGAGAAGGTAACGGAGAACCCTGGAATGTTCATCATGTAATCCTTAGATACTCGTATATAGACACAGGAAGGAACAAATTTAGTGAGGGAAGAGAAATGAGAATAAATCGCCAAAATTATCACCCAGACTAA
- a CDS encoding MerR family transcriptional regulator: MQETFFTSKEAAQLTGCTLRQIQYWREKGIVVPVISDTGTGGSIYYSRSNLVELAAMVYWLSTGISFDIACETLKQLKEQEPEFFISGKGKRFMLLLSQDDSLSLVEFDRKRVIASLDEGKPVIPLWLDVIYQQLAKKLPR; this comes from the coding sequence ATGCAAGAAACTTTTTTCACAAGTAAGGAAGCGGCTCAATTGACAGGTTGTACCCTTCGCCAGATTCAGTATTGGCGAGAGAAGGGGATTGTTGTACCTGTAATTAGTGATACGGGAACGGGAGGCAGTATTTATTACTCCAGGTCTAATTTGGTGGAGTTGGCAGCTATGGTATATTGGCTGTCTACGGGGATTAGCTTTGATATTGCCTGTGAAACTCTGAAACAACTGAAGGAACAAGAACCGGAGTTTTTTATTTCCGGTAAGGGGAAGCGGTTTATGTTGTTGTTATCACAGGATGATTCACTTTCTTTGGTAGAATTTGATAGGAAAAGAGTGATCGCATCTCTAGATGAAGGTAAGCCTGTGATTCCCTTGTGGTTAGATGTTATTTATCAGCAGTTAGCAAAGAAGTTGCCAAGGTAG
- a CDS encoding helix-turn-helix domain-containing protein, with the protein MESKNIGINQKGAGGKGKLEIKEELCLCLFYWRQMPTFEVLGLHFGIWKTEAKDTFHYWLEILRNVFPPSLLE; encoded by the coding sequence ATAGAAAGTAAAAACATAGGTATAAATCAGAAAGGAGCAGGGGGGAAAGGGAAACTAGAGATAAAAGAAGAGTTATGTCTATGCTTGTTCTATTGGAGGCAAATGCCAACATTTGAGGTTTTAGGTTTGCACTTCGGTATATGGAAAACGGAAGCAAAGGACACATTTCATTACTGGCTAGAGATATTACGAAATGTTTTCCCTCCTAGTCTCCTTGAATAG
- a CDS encoding DivIVA domain-containing protein: MLQPKIPSPESKHNGHNPPPQEFPNGQGGVDIQQELNQLEDMVLSSLRIPLTGRTLIDEEKLLEQLDFVRLSLPSVFQNAAELLQQKELIMLEAEEYGQQVVEAAQAKRAQILADSDIIRQTEREAEQIRRKVQQECDAMMQDTLAEIEQKRRACMQELEEMRQSAIAQAQEIEDGADQYADNVLENIEQDLQEMLRIITNGRLQLRGDIPKQKNSPNAKKR, encoded by the coding sequence ATGCTACAACCAAAAATCCCCAGCCCTGAATCCAAGCACAACGGACACAATCCCCCACCTCAAGAGTTTCCCAACGGACAAGGAGGTGTAGATATTCAGCAAGAACTCAACCAACTAGAGGATATGGTTCTTTCTAGTTTACGAATTCCCCTGACTGGACGAACGCTGATAGATGAAGAAAAGCTGCTAGAACAGCTTGATTTTGTTCGTCTTTCTTTACCATCGGTGTTTCAGAATGCAGCAGAACTCCTCCAACAAAAGGAGCTAATCATGCTGGAAGCTGAGGAATATGGGCAGCAGGTTGTGGAAGCAGCACAAGCTAAAAGAGCACAAATTTTGGCTGATAGCGATATTATCAGACAGACTGAACGGGAAGCAGAACAAATACGCCGCAAGGTGCAGCAAGAGTGTGATGCGATGATGCAGGATACTCTGGCAGAAATTGAGCAAAAACGACGTGCTTGTATGCAAGAATTGGAGGAAATGCGCCAAAGTGCGATCGCACAAGCTCAAGAAATTGAAGATGGTGCTGATCAATATGCTGATAATGTCCTGGAAAATATCGAACAGGATCTTCAGGAAATGTTACGAATTATTACCAATGGACGTTTACAACTGCGGGGAGATATACCAAAACAAAAGAATTCACCTAATGCCAAAAAGAGATGA
- the coaD gene encoding pantetheine-phosphate adenylyltransferase — protein sequence MIAIYPGSFDPITLGHLDIIQRGSRLFDGVVVAVLRNPNKKPLFTVQQRLEQIRLATKHLPNVEADSFDGLTVNYAQMRQAQVLLRGLRAVSDFEIELQMAHTNKTLSTQIETVFLATSNEYSFLSSSVVKEIAKFGGSVNHLVPPHIAIDIYKCYNQKSPALNPSTTDTIPHLKSFPTDKEV from the coding sequence ATGATTGCTATTTATCCTGGGAGCTTTGACCCGATCACATTGGGTCATCTTGATATCATTCAACGTGGTAGTCGGCTGTTTGATGGTGTGGTAGTGGCTGTACTGCGAAATCCTAACAAAAAGCCACTGTTTACAGTGCAACAACGGTTAGAGCAAATTCGTCTAGCTACAAAACATTTACCTAATGTGGAAGCAGATAGTTTTGATGGTTTAACTGTTAATTATGCCCAAATGCGACAAGCGCAAGTTTTATTGCGTGGTTTAAGAGCAGTTTCCGACTTTGAAATCGAGTTACAAATGGCTCACACTAATAAAACACTTTCTACTCAAATCGAGACAGTTTTTCTGGCGACCTCGAATGAGTATAGTTTTTTAAGTAGTAGTGTGGTAAAAGAGATTGCAAAGTTTGGTGGCTCTGTCAATCATCTTGTTCCTCCACATATTGCCATAGATATATACAAATGCTACAACCAAAAATCCCCAGCCCTGAATCCAAGCACAACGGACACAATCCCCCACCTCAAGAGTTTCCCAACGGACAAGGAGGTGTAG
- the lgt gene encoding prolipoprotein diacylglyceryl transferase produces MALDFSALPLGFQFTSPGPILVKIGPIIIRWYGLLIASAVLIGVTISQYLAKRRHVNPELISDLSIWLVIGAIPAARLYYVLFQWSEYSQHPDRIIAIWQGGIAIHGAIIGGVIAALIFAKLKKISFWQLADLVAPSLILGQAIGRWGNFFNSEAFGGPASLPWKLYIPPERRPPNLVNFEYFHPTFLYESLWNLMVFALLLTLFFRALSGKPRLKVGTLFLVYWVAYSLGRFWIEGLRTDSLMLGPLRMAQIVSLTGITLGLAGLTWLYFLKRPLPDVVSPSKGDGMMRTGD; encoded by the coding sequence ATGGCACTGGATTTTTCGGCTTTGCCCTTGGGGTTTCAATTTACTTCTCCAGGCCCGATTTTGGTAAAAATCGGGCCAATAATTATCCGCTGGTATGGCTTGTTAATTGCCTCAGCCGTGTTAATTGGCGTTACCATTTCCCAGTACCTGGCAAAGCGTCGTCACGTTAATCCTGAATTAATCAGCGATTTGTCAATTTGGCTGGTAATTGGCGCTATTCCCGCAGCTAGGCTATATTACGTTTTATTTCAGTGGTCAGAATACTCCCAGCATCCAGACAGGATCATTGCTATTTGGCAAGGAGGTATCGCTATTCATGGTGCAATTATTGGTGGTGTAATAGCGGCATTAATCTTTGCTAAACTCAAAAAGATATCTTTTTGGCAATTAGCAGATTTGGTAGCTCCTTCGCTGATTTTAGGGCAAGCGATCGGACGTTGGGGAAATTTCTTTAATTCTGAAGCTTTCGGTGGGCCTGCAAGTTTACCCTGGAAGTTATATATTCCCCCAGAACGTCGTCCTCCTAATTTGGTTAATTTTGAATATTTCCATCCCACCTTTCTATATGAGTCTCTGTGGAATTTAATGGTGTTTGCCTTGCTGCTAACTTTATTTTTTCGCGCTCTATCTGGCAAGCCAAGGCTCAAGGTAGGGACATTATTTCTTGTGTACTGGGTAGCCTACAGCTTGGGACGATTTTGGATTGAAGGCTTACGCACAGACAGTTTAATGCTCGGTCCACTCAGAATGGCGCAAATAGTCAGTTTAACGGGAATTACTTTAGGATTGGCTGGTTTAACCTGGCTTTATTTTCTCAAACGTCCTTTACCTGATGTGGTTTCCCCGTCTAAAGGTGATGGGATGATGCGGACTGGGGACTAG
- the cobM gene encoding precorrin-4 C(11)-methyltransferase — translation MSECTNDVTNAGLISPLESSVYIVGAGPGDPDLLTVKAQKLLASADVILFADSLIPEHILDICRPDAEIIKTANKTLEEILSMMIGKVRSHKSVVRLHSGDPSLYSAIHEQMELLAEADIPFEVIPGISAFQAAAAKLKVELTVPSLVQTIILTRISGRTEVPAQEELANLAAHQASLCLYLSARHVSDAQARLLEHYPAHTQVAICFRIGWPDEKIRVVPLEQMANCTHDEQFLRTTLYIISPALLPTTGRSRLYHPQHSHLFRSTHH, via the coding sequence ATGAGTGAATGTACGAATGATGTGACCAATGCAGGTTTGATTTCTCCCTTGGAATCATCTGTGTACATTGTGGGAGCAGGCCCAGGAGATCCAGATTTATTAACTGTTAAGGCTCAGAAACTGCTAGCTAGTGCTGATGTGATTTTATTTGCTGATTCTTTAATCCCAGAACATATTTTAGATATCTGTCGGCCAGATGCGGAGATTATTAAAACAGCGAATAAGACTTTAGAAGAGATTTTATCGATGATGATTGGAAAAGTGCGATCGCACAAATCTGTTGTTCGTCTTCATTCGGGTGATCCTAGTCTTTACAGTGCTATCCATGAGCAAATGGAGCTTTTAGCAGAGGCTGATATCCCTTTTGAAGTTATTCCTGGTATTAGTGCCTTTCAAGCTGCTGCTGCTAAACTCAAAGTAGAGTTAACTGTCCCTAGTTTGGTGCAAACTATCATACTCACTCGTATCAGTGGAAGAACTGAAGTTCCTGCTCAGGAAGAATTGGCTAATTTAGCCGCACATCAAGCTAGTCTATGCTTGTATTTGAGTGCACGTCACGTCAGCGATGCCCAAGCCAGACTACTAGAACATTATCCAGCACATACCCAAGTAGCAATTTGTTTTCGCATCGGATGGCCTGATGAGAAAATCCGCGTTGTTCCTCTGGAACAAATGGCCAATTGTACCCATGATGAACAATTCCTACGCACTACACTTTATATAATCAGTCCTGCACTCCTACCGACAACAGGACGCTCTCGTTTATACCATCCTCAACATAGTCATTTGTTTCGTTCAACTCATCACTAA
- the rlmN gene encoding 23S rRNA (adenine(2503)-C(2))-methyltransferase RlmN has translation MSATPLVSQVNSPNFGKSELIGPLLGASVVELTAWVQEQGQPAYRGKQLHDWIYDKGVRSLGDISVFPKSWREKVADVPIGRSSLHYRAVAPDDTVKYLLKLADGEIIETVGIPSHKRLTVCVSTQVGCPMACDFCATGKGGYKRNLSRGEIVDQVLTVQEDFQQRVSNVVFMGLGEPLLNTENVILALKALNEDVGIGQRSLTISTVGIRDRIHQLAQHHLQITLAVSLHAPNQALREQLIPSAKPYPIEDLLNECREYVEITGRRVTFEYILLAGVNDLPEQALELSKRLRGFQSHVNLIPYNPIEEVDYKRPNRDRIQAFVNVLQQQNITVSVRYSRGLEADAACGQLRTSKR, from the coding sequence ATGTCTGCTACACCTCTGGTATCTCAAGTAAATTCCCCAAACTTCGGAAAATCTGAACTTATTGGTCCTCTCCTCGGTGCTTCCGTGGTGGAGTTAACTGCTTGGGTACAAGAGCAGGGACAACCTGCTTATCGGGGTAAGCAATTGCATGATTGGATATATGATAAAGGTGTGCGATCGCTCGGAGATATTTCCGTATTTCCTAAAAGTTGGCGTGAAAAAGTTGCCGATGTCCCCATAGGCCGTTCTTCTTTACATTATCGTGCTGTTGCTCCTGATGACACGGTAAAATATCTTCTAAAATTGGCAGATGGGGAAATTATTGAAACTGTTGGTATTCCCAGTCACAAACGGCTAACTGTCTGTGTTTCTACCCAGGTTGGTTGTCCAATGGCTTGTGATTTCTGCGCGACGGGAAAGGGAGGATATAAACGTAATCTTAGCCGTGGAGAAATTGTTGATCAGGTATTGACTGTACAGGAAGATTTTCAGCAACGGGTTAGTAATGTGGTTTTTATGGGGTTGGGTGAACCGTTGTTGAATACAGAAAATGTGATTTTGGCATTGAAGGCTTTAAATGAAGATGTGGGAATAGGACAGCGATCGCTTACTATTTCTACTGTAGGGATACGTGATCGGATCCATCAACTAGCACAACATCATTTGCAAATTACCCTCGCAGTCAGTCTTCATGCACCTAACCAAGCACTACGAGAACAACTTATCCCCAGTGCAAAACCATACCCAATTGAAGATTTACTGAATGAATGTCGAGAATATGTAGAAATTACCGGACGCAGAGTAACTTTTGAATATATACTCCTCGCTGGGGTAAACGACTTACCAGAACAGGCTTTAGAACTATCAAAACGTCTGCGCGGGTTTCAAAGTCATGTGAATTTAATTCCTTACAACCCGATCGAAGAAGTGGATTATAAAAGACCAAACCGCGACAGAATACAAGCTTTTGTTAATGTTCTTCAACAACAAAATATTACAGTTAGTGTGAGATATTCTCGCGGTTTAGAAGCTGATGCAGCTTGTGGACAACTGCGAACAAGTAAGAGGTAA
- a CDS encoding DNA cytosine methyltransferase, whose amino-acid sequence MKDIGYVVNYEILNSKDFGLPQNRERVVFVATKERKFDFRILKTTSQFPTLREFVCKSGKFEY is encoded by the coding sequence TTGAAAGATATAGGATATGTAGTTAACTATGAGATACTCAACTCTAAGGATTTTGGTTTGCCACAAAATAGAGAAAGAGTAGTCTTTGTTGCTACTAAAGAGCGAAAATTCGATTTTAGAATTCTCAAGACAACTTCTCAATTTCCTACACTAAGAGAGTTTGTATGTAAGTCTGGCAAATTTGAATATTGA
- a CDS encoding DNA cytosine methyltransferase, with amino-acid sequence MIDNPKQQPSGLIFVGYRNKSIWKTGVRPNTEHLSRVHHQRNRIPSIEGVDPRIPSQETSGRFFIYIPEENVVRKLTLRECYRIMGFPDHFKTHSNLAECYEQIGNSLSIPVMHELANQIKEQVFADSNKRQSQIIKLHR; translated from the coding sequence ATGATAGATAATCCAAAACAACAACCATCTGGGTTGATTTTTGTAGGATATCGTAATAAAAGTATCTGGAAAACAGGTGTTAGACCAAACACAGAACATTTATCAAGAGTTCATCATCAGCGTAATAGAATCCCTTCTATAGAAGGGGTAGATCCAAGAATACCTTCTCAAGAAACTTCAGGTAGGTTTTTTATTTACATCCCAGAAGAAAATGTAGTTCGTAAATTAACGCTGCGGGAGTGTTATAGAATTATGGGTTTTCCTGATCATTTCAAAACCCACAGTAATTTAGCAGAATGTTATGAACAAATAGGTAACTCTCTATCTATACCAGTGATGCATGAACTTGCTAATCAAATAAAAGAACAAGTTTTTGCTGATAGTAATAAGAGACAATCTCAAATAATCAAGCTTCACAGATAA
- the uvrC gene encoding excinuclease ABC subunit UvrC, whose amino-acid sequence MTISSSRLPLVKNPERLENRLSEIPPEAGVYLMRDGCDCIIYIGKSRKLRSRVRSYFRDSTSKTERMNTMVKLVTEIEFIVTDTETEALALEANLIKQHQPYFNVLLKDDKKYPYLCITWSEQYPRIFITRKRQLGKPKDKYYGPYTDSSLLREILHLCKRIFPLRQRPQPLFKDRPCLNYDIGRCPGVCQKLISVEEYQKISQKIAMVFQGRTQELIEILTEQMQAASEELNFETAAKVRDQIAGLKSLTAQQKVSLPDDTVSQDAIALAADDQHAHIQLFQIRAGQLVARLAFIANSDAEPGAILQRVLEEHYQTAENVEIPTEISVQHELPDGDILADVLTERKGKKVTIVAPKRQTKAELIEMVERNAQYELQRMQKLGNANQQALQDLADILDLSELPHRIEGYDISHIQGTNVVASQVVFIDGLPAKQYYRHYKIKDPDITIGHSDDFASLGEVIQRRFRKYRENPQLSRVDNSDWPDLVMIDGGKGQLSSVVTILAEMDLLADLQVVSLAKKREEIFLPGESKPLETKAEQPGVQLLRRLRDEAHRFAVCFHRQQRSDKLTRSRLDEIPGLGQHRQKLLLAHFRSIDYIRQATSQQLEEVQGIGMKLAKDIYDYFHPS is encoded by the coding sequence GTGACAATATCTTCATCAAGACTACCACTAGTTAAAAATCCCGAAAGATTGGAAAACCGTCTTTCAGAAATTCCCCCAGAAGCCGGGGTTTATTTGATGCGAGATGGGTGCGATTGCATAATATATATAGGTAAATCTCGCAAATTGCGCTCGCGTGTCCGTTCCTATTTCCGTGACTCCACTAGCAAGACGGAACGCATGAACACAATGGTTAAATTGGTGACAGAAATTGAATTTATAGTCACCGATACCGAAACAGAAGCATTAGCACTAGAAGCCAACTTAATCAAACAGCACCAGCCATATTTTAATGTTTTACTTAAAGATGATAAAAAATATCCTTATCTGTGCATTACTTGGTCAGAACAATATCCGCGCATTTTTATCACTCGCAAGCGTCAACTAGGAAAACCAAAAGATAAATATTACGGTCCATATACAGATTCTAGTTTGCTGAGGGAAATATTGCATCTATGTAAGCGAATTTTTCCTCTCAGACAAAGACCACAACCTTTATTTAAAGACCGTCCTTGTTTAAATTATGATATTGGTCGCTGTCCTGGTGTTTGTCAAAAGTTAATTTCAGTGGAAGAATACCAGAAAATTTCTCAAAAAATAGCAATGGTATTTCAAGGCAGAACTCAGGAATTAATTGAGATTTTAACAGAACAAATGCAAGCCGCATCCGAAGAATTAAACTTTGAAACTGCGGCCAAAGTTCGTGATCAAATTGCTGGTTTAAAATCTTTAACTGCACAGCAAAAGGTATCCTTACCTGATGATACTGTATCACAAGATGCCATAGCTTTAGCAGCAGATGATCAACATGCCCATATTCAATTATTCCAAATTCGAGCAGGTCAGTTAGTAGCACGTTTAGCTTTTATCGCTAACTCTGATGCTGAACCTGGAGCTATTTTACAACGAGTTTTAGAAGAACATTACCAAACTGCGGAAAATGTAGAAATTCCGACTGAGATTTCAGTCCAGCATGAGTTACCAGACGGGGATATTTTGGCGGATGTTTTGACGGAACGCAAGGGGAAAAAAGTAACAATTGTTGCACCTAAACGTCAAACTAAAGCAGAATTAATAGAAATGGTGGAACGTAATGCCCAATATGAGTTACAAAGAATGCAAAAATTGGGCAATGCTAACCAACAAGCACTCCAAGATTTAGCAGACATTTTGGATTTATCGGAGTTACCGCACAGGATTGAAGGTTATGATATTTCCCATATTCAAGGTACTAATGTGGTAGCTTCTCAAGTAGTTTTTATTGATGGTTTACCAGCTAAACAATATTACCGTCACTACAAAATTAAAGATCCTGATATTACTATCGGACATTCTGATGATTTTGCCAGTTTAGGTGAAGTGATTCAAAGACGGTTTAGAAAATATAGAGAAAATCCCCAATTGTCACGGGTGGATAATTCTGATTGGCCTGATTTAGTAATGATTGATGGTGGTAAAGGTCAACTATCATCTGTGGTGACAATTTTAGCAGAAATGGATTTATTAGCAGATTTGCAAGTTGTGAGTTTAGCAAAGAAGCGAGAGGAAATATTTTTACCGGGAGAATCTAAACCTTTGGAAACAAAAGCTGAACAACCAGGAGTACAGTTATTACGAAGGTTACGAGATGAAGCACATAGGTTTGCTGTGTGTTTTCATCGTCAACAAAGAAGTGATAAATTAACGCGCTCGCGTTTAGATGAAATTCCCGGTTTAGGACAACATCGCCAAAAATTACTCTTAGCTCATTTTCGCTCGATTGATTATATCCGTCAAGCTACATCGCAACAATTAGAAGAAGTTCAGGGAATAGGAATGAAGTTAGCAAAAGACATTTATGATTATTTTCATCCAAGTTGA
- a CDS encoding LL-diaminopimelate aminotransferase, whose protein sequence is MTKMQFAKRLQPLQSNVFADMDRAKAVAVAAGRELIDLSLGSSDLPVQNHVIEAIAKSLDDPSTHGYLLFRGTQEFRYAAAQWYEQKFGIKVDPETEVLPLIGSQEGTAHLPLAILNPGDFALLLDPGYPSHAGGVYLASGQIYPMPLQAENNFLPVLTDIPASVLSQSKMMVLSYPHNPTSALAPLSFFQEAVAFCQKHNIVLVHDFPYVDLVFTEDETLSPQSLVPSILQADAEKSVSIEFFTLSKSYNMGGFRIGYAIGNAELIQALRQVKAAVDFNQYLGILNGAITALTGNQYGVKAAVNTFRQRRDAFINALHHIGWQVPTPQATMYIWAKLLNNWSNNSIEFCTDLVKQTGVAASPGAGFGKAGEGYVRFALVQEPKILEIAVERIAKFINHV, encoded by the coding sequence ATGACTAAAATGCAATTTGCAAAGCGTTTACAACCCCTACAATCTAATGTGTTTGCTGATATGGACAGGGCTAAGGCTGTGGCTGTGGCTGCTGGACGGGAATTAATTGATTTGTCTCTGGGGTCTTCTGATTTACCAGTACAGAATCATGTAATTGAAGCGATCGCAAAATCTCTTGATGACCCTAGCACTCACGGTTATTTGTTGTTCCGAGGAACTCAAGAATTTCGCTATGCTGCTGCTCAATGGTATGAGCAAAAATTTGGTATTAAAGTTGATCCAGAAACAGAAGTTTTACCGCTGATTGGTTCTCAGGAAGGAACAGCCCATTTACCTTTAGCAATCCTCAATCCTGGAGATTTTGCCCTGTTATTAGACCCTGGCTATCCTTCCCATGCAGGAGGAGTATATTTAGCCAGTGGACAAATTTATCCTATGCCATTACAGGCAGAAAATAATTTTTTACCCGTTTTGACTGATATTCCCGCTTCAGTTTTATCTCAGTCAAAGATGATGGTATTAAGCTATCCCCATAATCCTACCAGTGCGCTCGCTCCTTTATCGTTCTTCCAAGAAGCTGTAGCTTTTTGTCAAAAGCACAACATTGTTCTAGTCCATGATTTCCCCTACGTAGATTTAGTTTTCACAGAAGACGAAACCCTCAGTCCTCAGTCCCTCGTTCCCTCAATTCTGCAAGCTGACGCAGAAAAAAGCGTTTCCATCGAATTTTTTACTTTGTCCAAGTCTTACAATATGGGTGGTTTCCGCATTGGTTATGCGATCGGTAATGCAGAATTAATTCAAGCTTTAAGGCAAGTAAAAGCTGCCGTTGATTTTAATCAATATTTGGGAATATTAAATGGTGCGATCACCGCACTCACAGGAAATCAATACGGTGTAAAAGCGGCGGTTAATACCTTCCGGCAACGTCGTGATGCTTTCATCAACGCCTTACACCACATTGGTTGGCAAGTCCCCACACCACAAGCCACAATGTACATTTGGGCAAAATTACTTAATAATTGGAGTAATAATTCCATTGAATTTTGCACCGATTTAGTCAAACAAACTGGTGTAGCAGCTTCCCCTGGTGCCGGTTTTGGTAAAGCTGGGGAAGGCTATGTGCGTTTTGCATTGGTGCAGGAGCCAAAAATTTTAGAAATTGCGGTAGAAAGAATCGCTAAATTTATAAATCACGTATAA
- a CDS encoding thioredoxin family protein — translation MSKGVITITDADFETEVLKAEQPVLVYFWASWCGPCQLMSPMINLAAAKYSDRLKIVKMEIDPNPLTVKQYQVEGVPALRLMKGEQILESTEGVISKDKFLSLLDQHLDNN, via the coding sequence ATGAGTAAGGGTGTAATCACTATCACTGATGCTGACTTTGAAACTGAAGTTTTAAAAGCCGAGCAGCCTGTATTAGTTTACTTTTGGGCTTCCTGGTGTGGTCCTTGTCAATTGATGTCGCCAATGATTAATTTGGCTGCTGCTAAATACAGCGATCGCCTGAAAATTGTGAAAATGGAAATTGACCCTAATCCCCTAACTGTGAAGCAGTATCAGGTGGAAGGTGTCCCCGCTCTCAGGTTGATGAAAGGAGAACAAATATTAGAATCTACTGAGGGAGTTATTAGTAAAGATAAATTTCTCAGCCTTTTGGATCAGCATTTGGATAATAATTAG